The Candidatus Bathyarchaeia archaeon DNA segment GAAACACTTATAGCATATCCAAAAATGTTACTCTAACACGGGCGGGTAGATCAGCCTGGTATGATCGCCACGTTGGCATCGTGGAGGCCGCGGGTTCGAATCCCGCCCCGTCCACCAGATACAGCATTGGCACACCAGTCCTTTTATGAACGGTTTTTTAAACTTCCTTTCTGAAGTATAAAAAAGCTAAGTCTAAAGTTTTGTGAAACAAGAACAAAGGGTAAGTCACTTATGCTTGACTCTTCTTTTTGTCCTCGGTTTTAGCTTTAACTTTCTTACAACATCCACTTGTTCTGCTGGAAAATAGTATGGCAGGGTATTGTATGAGCTTGGAGGCATATTCCTCTTAAACTTCTTTTTTGGCATAAACTCCAAAGATGTTAATGGAAGAGTTCTGCTTAAATTTTCGCGTGCGAAAATTACCTTGAAAGCTTGTAGAAAATAAACGCAATGTCAAGCATGCAAATCGTATATAACCACCCAAAAGGACGAACCAAAACTCAATTCCCCAGTATAGGCTTACTTGCCAAAACCATGTTAAAGTTAAAATCGCTATAATGATAAGGATAGCCCCACTCAATAGGGCAAGTTTTGGGTATGGAAGAGATTTCCTAACTTCCAAAAGAGTAGCTCCCCAAACTAACATTCCAATATTCAGAATTGCCAAAAAGTTAGCAGTCATCCAAATATAGCTTCTCAAAAGGTAAAAGCTGGCAATTGAATAACACATCACTGCGAAGCCAGCAAGATGTAAAAAGCCACATAATAAGGCTATTACTGAGTTATACCTAATTCTTAATCCAAAGCAAGCAAAACTGCCAAGTAAGAATGAGGCTAAGAAAAAACCGTAAACAATAATGGAGTAAACTCCTGATTGAAAGAATATTCCGCTGATGGCACTTGAATAGCCATAACCAAGCCGATAACTAATCAAATTCAAAAGTACAAGTAAAAACCAAGTGAACCAGCCTAAGAAACCCGCAACACAGCCGATAAAGCCAACTCGAAAGAAAATCACACTTTTCGTATCCTTAGAGGACAATTTGAGACACACTATCAACTTGTATGTTCAACTATCTAGATAAACGTTTGCGGAAGCGCGCGGAATGTTTTAGATATATCAATTTCATTTTGCAGATTAAGAGAGCGCTTTGGAAGCTACACTTTCAAATATGCTTTATCTTAAATCCATTTAAGCCTCTCCAAGCCTTTCCACATATTCTCCGGGACGCCTAACTCTCGCATCTCAGAAGTCACATTACAGTTCCATAAACGCATAAAAACGTTAGAAGTCAAGGTTCAACCTATTTATAAGGGGGGCTATAACTTTCGCAGAGCACAAAAGAAAAGACAGTAAATAGGCATATCGTAATCGCTTATTGCTTATTTTTCTCTTCCTTTGCAATTAACCGCTTTAGCTTCTTCTCCATCTTTAACTCGTAAACATGCTCTTTTGGCGGTGCAGGCAAACTTCTTCTCTTAAAAAGCAAGTTAGGAGCAACAATGCGCCTTTCGCCGGTTTTAACTTCCACTTTTTCGCCGTAAACCTTATCCTCAAAAGGTTCTAAAGCTTCCACAATCCAGTTTCCTCGACTTTCCGCCAAAATCTTAACCTTATACTTTCCCTTGTAATATCGAACTTCACTCATACGATTCGTCGCCCCTTTTTTCTCAGTGTCAATTATCTACTTGACAAGTTTCATTGGTTTACCACAACAAACCAGCGTGCCCTTTCCGGCTTCCAAAACCTTGAGTTTATTACCACATATTTCACAGAGAAAAACCTCTCCAACCTTAGTCATTCATGTTTCACCTCGCACACAACACCTATTGTTCCTTTAAGTATTTATTTTCTAACACAACTAACAAACGCGAATAAGCGTAGGAAAAACAGTCACAAAACATATTAGCTCTCTAAATAACATGATTATCATGAACTCATTAGGCCCAAGAGTAGCAGCAACAGTTATAATCGGTGTAGGTTGGCTGGCCTTCATAGTGCTTTATCTCGCATTCTTCGCTGGCAGTTTCGACTTCTGGCAAAAACTAGCAATACTAATCGCTTCAGGAGCCATTGCATGCGGCATAGTAGCGCTCATGTGGATAAAATGGATGCTCAAATGACACACGCCAAAAGTCAAACCCTATACACAAATGAATAGGCTAAGTGCTGAGAGTTTATGAAGACAACATTTGAGCCATAATACTTGCAGAAATGCTTAAGCTTGAAGCACCCTTCTCAGCGCAGCTCTTATTCTCTCTATAATCTCATCATGCTCAATCATTATTCGCTGTGTTTCAGGCTTAGCTTCCACTGTAACGCTTACACGCCTATTATAGTCTTCAACACTCTTATTCGTTGCTGCAATAACCTCTTTCACCCAACTTATCTTCTCCTCCATGTCTTCAGGAGTCGCAACAAGCCTTAACGTGTCACCGATTAAGAAAAGCTTTCTATCCCAAAGATGCCTACTCGTCCGCCATTCTCTTTCGAAAATGTCTTGCCAAACGTGATCTGGTTCTGAGTCCAGAGGAAGGTCAACGACATATGCGTTTGGAAAGTAATGATCTTTTCTAATGGTGATATTTTCGATTTTTAATGGTTCTTTAAGGTTGACTTCTTTAACGTTCACCATTACGATTTCACTCTGTTTAATATTAATGATGCCTAGTTCACTTAAATCTTACCCAAAAAACAAAACAAGAAAATTTAAGGCGAAAAAGACAAAATTCTCTCAAAAATATCCGCTTTTGACAATCTAACCGCTAAGAAAGAGGCAAATTAAACTCGAAGTTAAAAATTATTCAGCAAATCTTATATACATAGATAAAAGATGCTAATAGAAAAGAGGGAAAAATTTGAAACCAAACTACATCGGCATCATCGCTGGAATACTAGCATTCATCAGCATAGCACTACCATGGTGGACAGTATCATACAGCGGAGCAGGAATTTCTCTATCATCCGACTTATACCTATACAATGTCGGAACAGTCTCAGGACTTACACTTGAAGCATGGTTCGTTTGGGCTGCTCTTGCTCTCATTATCATAGGCGGAATACTAGCAATAGTCGGCAGTATAATAGCAAAGGGAAAAACTATTCTACTTGGTGGCGGAATCCTTGCGTTGCTTTCAATAATAATTTTTGCAGTCGGCTTGCAAATGGAACTTTCACGACTAGGTGCACCATTCGGCTTGTTTTCTAGTTTTTCAGAAACCCTTGGAGAAATCACAGTGACTTACTCAACCTATCTGTCTTATGGATTCTGGATTGCTTTGGTCGCTGCAATAATAGCCTTTGTCTCCTTCATGAAATATCCCACAGAAGCTGCAGCGCCACCTAGTTAAAAACAAAATTCCCCTTTTTCTTATTTAACCAGTGTATATAAGAAGTTTTTAGTTTGTGCTTGTTAGCATTTGTGATTTTTTAAGGTATAGATAAACGATTGATATGGCTGGAACAATTAAGCCGATAGCTGCAGTGTATTGGATTGTTAACCCCCAAATGTCAAAGGCTATAGTTGCGATGCTAACCATAATTATAGCCCAAAATCCCCATTTCTGTTTTGCCAAGAGACCGAAAGCAGCAATAAGCCCGCATATGCCTAAGAATAGAAACATCACAAACAATATCTGAGATGTTGTAGGAGAAATGGGCACGTCTAAAAACTTACCCATTCCTTCTGGCATTCCGGCGAATGCAAAATAGAGTCTGCCGATAGATTGAAGCAGCCACAGCGCACTTACCATAATGGTTCCTC contains these protein-coding regions:
- a CDS encoding desulfoferrodoxin FeS4 iron-binding domain-containing protein; this encodes MTKVGEVFLCEICGNKLKVLEAGKGTLVCCGKPMKLVK